The following are encoded in a window of Penaeus monodon isolate SGIC_2016 chromosome 9, NSTDA_Pmon_1, whole genome shotgun sequence genomic DNA:
- the LOC119577118 gene encoding uncharacterized protein LOC119577118 — protein sequence MDSPGGSWNSSSSSGGGGGGKKDKTGRKNSSFSSAGYCPEESGKAFYSTNNNDYSKYSGSGSDYGPQATGYSDLNSDYASQPQNSGYSDYKCDPYSTQYNCPGYSDYQNHQYPSQCYSDCTSPQCRRDQSPSNYSESGYSDYSQYSDYSRPEYQPALSSTSDCQGALRVSQCHI from the coding sequence ATGGACTCGCCCGGAGGAAGCTGgaacagtagcagcagcagcggcggcggcggcggcggcaagaAAGATAAAACCGGCAGGAAGAACTCCAGCTTCTCCAGTGCCGGCTACTGCCCCGAGGAGTCCGGCAAGGCCTTCTACAGCACGAACAACAACGACTACAGTAAATACAGTGGCAGTGGTAGTGACTACGGGCCTCAGGCTACGGGTTACAGTGACCTGAACAGTGATTACGCTTCCCAGCCCCAAAACTCAGGGTATAGTGACTACAAATGCGACCCGTATAGCACACAGTACAATTGCCCAGGTTACAGTGACTATCAGAACCACCAATACCCATCGCAGTGTTACAGTGACTGCACCAGCCCGCAGTGCCGCAGGGATCAAAGCCCGAGCAACTATAGCGAATCAGGTTACAGTGACTACAGCCAGTACAGCGATTACAGCAGACCGGAGTACCAGCCAGCCCTCTCGAGTACAAGTGACTGCCAAGGTGCTCTTCGGGTCAGTCAGTGCCATATCTAA